The proteins below are encoded in one region of Reichenbachiella sp. 5M10:
- the pfkA gene encoding 6-phosphofructokinase: protein MKKIAVFTSGGDSPGMNACIRSVVRSAIYLGLDVYGIKYGYDGMIRGEITKMESHSVSNIVQTGGTILKSARSEEFRTKEGRKKAYENLKKHGIEGIIAIGGDGTFTGANLFYDEYGIPVIGAPGTIDNDLYGSDYTIGFDTAVNTALDAIDKIRDTAASHDRVFFVEVMGRHSGYIAIQSGIGGGAEMVMVPETSTTIDDVIDKLREGRDNKKGSSIIVVAEGDAQGSAHEIASRVKAHTPKMDIKVTNLGHIQRGGGPTAFDRILASRLGLAAVEGLMNGQKGVMVGVIDNKITYTNLKLAISKSKPLNQELVRLTKILSI, encoded by the coding sequence ATGAAAAAAATCGCAGTATTTACATCTGGTGGAGATTCACCAGGAATGAACGCCTGCATCAGGTCAGTAGTACGAAGCGCCATCTATCTCGGTCTAGATGTATATGGCATCAAATATGGGTACGACGGGATGATCAGAGGAGAAATCACCAAAATGGAATCACACTCTGTCAGCAACATCGTGCAGACAGGAGGCACCATCCTCAAATCAGCCAGAAGTGAAGAGTTTCGTACCAAAGAAGGAAGAAAAAAAGCATACGAAAACCTCAAAAAACACGGAATAGAAGGCATCATTGCGATCGGTGGTGACGGTACTTTTACAGGAGCCAATTTGTTTTATGACGAGTACGGCATCCCTGTGATCGGAGCTCCTGGTACGATTGACAATGACCTCTACGGTTCGGATTATACGATTGGTTTCGATACAGCAGTCAACACAGCCTTGGATGCCATCGACAAGATCAGAGACACTGCCGCTTCTCACGACAGAGTGTTTTTCGTAGAAGTGATGGGACGTCACAGTGGCTACATCGCTATCCAATCAGGTATCGGAGGCGGTGCAGAGATGGTCATGGTACCTGAGACTTCTACCACAATCGACGATGTAATCGACAAGCTACGTGAAGGCAGAGACAACAAAAAAGGATCGTCTATCATCGTAGTAGCAGAAGGTGACGCACAAGGTAGTGCCCACGAAATCGCTTCTAGAGTCAAAGCACACACTCCAAAGATGGACATCAAGGTGACCAACCTTGGACACATCCAGCGTGGTGGTGGACCGACTGCCTTTGACAGAATCCTCGCTTCGAGACTAGGACTCGCTGCAGTAGAAGGTCTCATGAACGGTCAAAAAGGAGTAATGGTCGGTGTGATCGACAACAAGATCACCTACACCAACTTGAAACTTGCGATCTCTAAATCTAAACCGTTGAACCAGGAATTGGTTAGACTAACGAAGATATTGAGTATCTAG
- a CDS encoding lipopolysaccharide biosynthesis protein, which translates to MGVVIKQSSISGIVTYLGAFIGFVNTVVLFPAFLSTEEVGLMRVLPSIAFMLLPMVQLGATQALIRYAPEFKKKPEGLPQLLGLIAIGVLIGATLVATVLFAFQRQFVRMFEENAALINDYLYAIAALIFLVGLYSFFETYCRVLLKIIVMNVIKEILLRVMTSILVSLYFLHYLSLDGMINGLILIYAVSLALLIGYIVYLRQFRFTFRFDTLDPQQIKTIANYSLFSMVGASGTYIILNIDQLMVSNMLGLEANGIYTTSFFFAVMIELSKRAILQITTPLISESFENNRLDEIQKMHRQLSINQMLVGSLFFIGIVANLDNIYALMPNGDIYAAGKYIIILIGISKLIDMTFSNNNVIIVMSKHYRFNVVSILCLSVLLILLNWLLIPLYGINGAALGTLIAVAVFNLVKMIFIKWKFNITPFTLNTVKMLAIFAAVLLPALYIPQLPNPYWDIVLRSSFISLLMAILVLSFRVSAEVTGIYNKYIRHKLPGYRA; encoded by the coding sequence TTGGGAGTAGTCATCAAGCAAAGCAGCATTTCTGGAATCGTCACCTACCTCGGTGCCTTCATTGGCTTTGTCAACACCGTAGTACTTTTCCCCGCATTTCTATCCACAGAGGAAGTCGGATTGATGCGTGTCTTACCCTCTATTGCGTTCATGTTGCTACCTATGGTCCAACTCGGCGCGACTCAAGCACTCATCCGCTATGCGCCAGAATTTAAGAAAAAACCTGAAGGCCTACCGCAGCTACTCGGTCTCATTGCTATCGGTGTACTCATCGGTGCAACACTCGTAGCTACCGTACTCTTTGCCTTCCAGAGACAGTTTGTCCGAATGTTCGAAGAGAATGCTGCACTCATTAACGACTACTTGTATGCTATTGCTGCCTTGATTTTCCTCGTCGGCCTCTATTCGTTTTTCGAAACCTACTGCCGTGTCTTGCTCAAAATCATCGTGATGAATGTCATCAAAGAGATCTTGCTCCGTGTGATGACAAGTATCCTGGTCTCCCTCTATTTCCTTCACTATCTCAGCCTAGACGGAATGATCAACGGGCTGATACTCATTTATGCTGTGAGTTTAGCCCTCCTGATCGGATACATCGTCTACTTGCGTCAGTTTCGGTTCACATTTCGCTTTGACACCCTCGACCCTCAGCAGATCAAAACCATCGCCAACTACAGCTTATTCAGCATGGTCGGGGCGAGTGGCACCTACATCATACTCAACATCGACCAGCTGATGGTATCCAATATGCTCGGGCTAGAAGCCAATGGAATTTACACCACTTCGTTCTTCTTTGCGGTGATGATTGAGCTCTCCAAGCGCGCCATCTTGCAGATCACTACCCCACTGATCTCCGAGTCCTTCGAAAACAACCGCCTAGATGAAATTCAAAAAATGCACCGTCAACTCTCCATCAATCAAATGTTGGTTGGCTCTTTGTTTTTCATCGGTATAGTAGCCAACCTAGACAATATCTACGCCCTCATGCCCAACGGAGACATCTACGCTGCAGGCAAGTACATCATCATTCTCATCGGTATATCCAAGCTCATCGACATGACGTTTTCAAACAACAACGTGATCATCGTCATGTCCAAGCACTACCGGTTCAATGTCGTATCAATCCTATGCCTATCGGTCCTACTGATCTTACTCAACTGGCTCCTCATCCCGCTATACGGCATCAATGGGGCTGCCTTAGGGACTTTGATCGCGGTTGCTGTATTCAATCTAGTCAAGATGATTTTCATCAAATGGAAATTTAACATCACACCGTTTACCCTCAATACCGTCAAAATGCTGGCCATCTTTGCGGCAGTATTGCTACCTGCACTCTACATTCCACAGCTCCCCAACCCCTACTGGGACATCGTGCTACGCTCTAGTTTCATCTCTCTCCTGATGGCCATACTTGTCTTGTCCTTTCGGGTATCAGCAGAGGTCACGGGTATTTACAACAAGTACATCCGACACAAATTGCCTGGATATCGAGCCTAA
- a CDS encoding DNA polymerase/3'-5' exonuclease PolX — MPSIKIVDLNNSEIKNSLKLAAQLMELHGENPFKTRSYVSAADVVGGLDAELSTLSTDEILAIDGIGKGMATNISGLLERGSFDNLDKYMEMTPAGVVEMLGISGFGPKKVAVLWQEGGAETLEQLMELCLQGKVASLKGFAEKSQETLKAAVAFLISNQYKEKYGNIDQAIANLVSAIEGLKEVQSCSESGQMRRRMEVIDLVEIVVAAEDFDALRTSLNALQVLSEEEKKSGPTTWYGRHVGIKAPLKLHLTSLDKFVQRLVETTGSVRHINMPIADQVTIKSSLIRPFESEEELYQSLGMKYIVPELREGLKEIEWAKNDQIPALIEMSDLKGILHNHSTYSDGKHTLRQMAEHCRQLGYEYLGISDHSQTAVYAGGLQDADVARQQEEIKQLNEELAPFKIFSGIESDILADGSLDYSEEILSSFDFIVASVHSGLNMDVKKATDRLLKAIYNPHTTILGHMTGRLLVQREGYPVDHKAIIEACAETRVVIEINASPYRLDMDWRWIDYALEKGVKLSINPDAHRMDGYQDMYYGLQVARKGGLTAKDNLNSMSLPEITAFFEQKKKKK, encoded by the coding sequence ATGCCTTCAATTAAAATCGTCGATTTGAACAATTCAGAGATAAAAAACAGTCTAAAACTGGCCGCTCAACTCATGGAGCTGCACGGGGAGAATCCATTCAAAACTAGATCGTACGTATCTGCTGCCGACGTGGTGGGAGGTTTGGACGCGGAGCTCAGTACGCTGAGTACCGACGAAATCCTCGCCATAGATGGTATTGGCAAAGGCATGGCCACTAATATTTCTGGTTTGCTAGAGCGAGGGTCGTTTGATAACCTCGACAAGTACATGGAAATGACACCAGCCGGAGTGGTTGAGATGTTGGGGATTTCGGGGTTTGGACCCAAAAAGGTCGCCGTTCTCTGGCAAGAGGGGGGAGCCGAAACCCTAGAGCAGCTCATGGAACTGTGTCTCCAAGGCAAAGTCGCTAGTCTCAAGGGGTTTGCAGAAAAATCCCAAGAAACACTCAAGGCCGCAGTGGCGTTTTTGATTTCGAATCAATACAAAGAAAAATATGGGAACATCGATCAAGCGATCGCAAATTTGGTGTCAGCGATAGAAGGACTCAAGGAAGTACAGTCTTGCTCCGAATCGGGACAGATGCGTCGCAGGATGGAAGTCATCGACTTGGTGGAGATCGTCGTAGCGGCAGAGGATTTCGATGCGCTACGTACCTCACTCAATGCCCTACAGGTATTGAGTGAAGAAGAAAAAAAATCAGGACCTACGACATGGTATGGTCGTCATGTTGGGATCAAAGCCCCTCTCAAACTACACTTGACGAGTCTGGACAAGTTTGTCCAGAGGCTGGTCGAGACGACTGGGTCAGTTCGTCACATCAATATGCCCATCGCGGATCAAGTAACAATCAAATCGTCTTTGATTAGGCCTTTCGAAAGTGAAGAAGAGTTGTATCAATCGTTGGGAATGAAGTATATCGTACCCGAATTGAGAGAAGGCTTGAAGGAAATAGAATGGGCCAAAAATGACCAAATCCCTGCGTTGATTGAGATGTCAGATCTCAAGGGGATATTGCACAACCACTCGACCTACAGTGACGGCAAACACACGCTGCGCCAGATGGCAGAGCACTGCCGGCAGTTGGGGTATGAGTATCTGGGGATTTCGGATCACAGCCAGACAGCGGTCTATGCTGGAGGCCTTCAGGATGCTGATGTAGCGCGCCAGCAGGAGGAAATCAAACAACTCAACGAGGAGTTGGCTCCTTTCAAGATTTTTTCGGGGATCGAGTCGGATATCTTGGCAGATGGCTCGCTCGATTACTCGGAGGAGATTTTGTCGTCATTTGATTTCATCGTGGCGTCTGTACACTCAGGCCTCAATATGGATGTCAAAAAGGCTACCGATCGTTTGCTCAAAGCCATATATAATCCACACACGACTATTCTCGGTCACATGACAGGTCGCTTGCTGGTGCAGCGCGAAGGCTATCCTGTCGATCACAAAGCCATCATTGAAGCTTGTGCAGAGACAAGAGTGGTCATAGAGATCAATGCGAGTCCCTATCGCTTGGACATGGATTGGCGATGGATCGACTATGCCTTGGAAAAGGGTGTCAAACTGAGCATCAATCCCGATGCACACCGCATGGATGGCTACCAAGACATGTACTACGGGCTGCAAGTGGCACGTAAAGGTGGATTGACGGCCAAAGACAACCTCAACAGCATGAGTTTGCCTGAGATTACGGCCTTTTTTGAGCAGAAGAAAAAGAAGAAGTAA
- a CDS encoding histidine phosphatase family protein gives MVGQSIKRLIIVRHAKSSWDDASLTDHDRPLAKRGMRDAPRMAEYLCRYLDRPDMVVTSTAIRARQTADYFTQALGTLPHQVRETSALFHAGPSEISAVLSQLSPSTQSVMLFGHNPGFTDFVNQLTAENIENIPTCGVAVISLQLGDWQDVRSAIGQLEHYFYPKGI, from the coding sequence ATGGTAGGGCAGTCCATCAAGCGACTCATCATCGTACGTCATGCCAAGTCAAGCTGGGACGATGCTAGCCTCACGGATCACGACCGGCCATTGGCCAAACGTGGGATGCGGGATGCTCCAAGGATGGCGGAGTATCTCTGTAGATACCTGGATCGTCCTGACATGGTGGTGACGAGTACGGCTATACGCGCGCGGCAGACAGCAGATTACTTTACCCAAGCACTGGGTACGCTGCCTCATCAGGTACGAGAGACGAGTGCACTGTTTCATGCAGGGCCGAGCGAGATATCAGCCGTGTTGTCCCAGTTGTCCCCTAGTACCCAATCCGTCATGCTCTTTGGACATAATCCAGGCTTTACCGATTTTGTCAACCAACTGACCGCAGAAAACATAGAGAATATTCCCACATGTGGGGTAGCTGTGATTAGTTTGCAGCTTGGTGACTGGCAGGATGTCCGTAGTGCAATCGGACAGCTAGAACACTATTTTTATCCAAAAGGAATTTGA
- the mgrA gene encoding L-glyceraldehyde 3-phosphate reductase, protein MTYVPNTNRYDKMKYRRCGDSGLFLPEISLGLWHNFGHVDDYENCREMLKFAFDQGITHFDLANNYGPPPGSAEENFGKILKQDFGGLRDEMVISSKAGYTMWDGPYGDWGSRKYIISSCDQSLKRMGLEYVDIFYTHRPDPETPVEETALALDQLVKQGKALYVGISNYKPQQTEAIEKIFKELRTPFIIHQPRYSMFDRWVEDGLLETLKKLGKGTIVFSPLAQGMLTDRYLDGIPKDSRAARETGHLQQDAVTEEKINQVRKLKILADERGQSIAQMAIAWLLRHEVVTSVLLGASSVRQLQQNLETLENTAFTTQELETIEAILK, encoded by the coding sequence ATGACTTACGTACCCAATACCAACCGATACGACAAGATGAAATATCGCCGATGTGGCGATTCAGGTCTGTTTTTGCCCGAGATATCACTCGGGCTATGGCACAACTTTGGTCATGTAGATGACTATGAAAACTGCCGTGAAATGCTCAAGTTCGCCTTTGATCAAGGTATTACACATTTTGATTTGGCCAACAACTATGGCCCCCCTCCAGGGTCGGCCGAAGAGAACTTTGGAAAGATACTCAAGCAGGATTTTGGTGGCTTGAGGGATGAAATGGTCATTTCGTCCAAGGCAGGCTATACGATGTGGGACGGCCCCTATGGTGACTGGGGCAGCCGCAAGTATATCATCTCGTCTTGCGATCAGTCGCTCAAGCGCATGGGACTAGAGTATGTCGATATCTTCTATACCCATCGCCCTGATCCCGAGACACCAGTGGAGGAGACGGCGCTGGCATTGGATCAGTTGGTGAAGCAAGGCAAGGCACTCTATGTAGGGATCTCTAACTATAAACCCCAGCAGACAGAGGCTATAGAGAAAATTTTCAAAGAATTGCGCACGCCATTTATCATTCATCAACCTCGCTATTCGATGTTTGATCGATGGGTAGAGGATGGGTTGCTGGAGACCTTGAAGAAGCTCGGTAAGGGGACAATCGTGTTTTCACCTTTGGCGCAAGGAATGCTGACAGATCGCTACCTAGATGGGATACCGAAGGATTCGCGTGCCGCACGTGAGACAGGGCATCTACAGCAGGATGCAGTCACTGAGGAGAAAATCAATCAAGTCAGAAAATTGAAAATACTGGCCGACGAACGTGGACAATCTATCGCGCAGATGGCAATTGCTTGGTTGCTGAGACATGAGGTGGTGACCTCTGTCCTGCTCGGAGCGAGCAGTGTCCGTCAGCTTCAGCAGAACTTGGAGACGCTAGAGAACACGGCCTTTACTACTCAAGAACTCGAAACCATCGAAGCGATCTTGAAGTAG
- a CDS encoding bifunctional 2-polyprenyl-6-hydroxyphenol methylase/3-demethylubiquinol 3-O-methyltransferase UbiG: MTDAWQKRWDDRYSTATYAYGETPNEYFKAQLAKLEPGTILLPAEGEGRNAVFAAKSGWKVSAFDISSEGKNKALQLARTHNVTIDYAIGELPKLNYSKEQFDAIALIYAHFPADLKSDYHKLLVNCLKPGGKIIFEAFSKAHLEYRTKNEKIGGPRDIESLFSIEELEADFEHFESIELEEREIELKEGLYHNGKGSVVRFVGRKL, translated from the coding sequence ATGACAGACGCATGGCAAAAACGGTGGGACGATAGATACAGCACAGCTACCTATGCATATGGAGAAACTCCAAACGAGTACTTCAAGGCTCAACTCGCCAAATTAGAGCCTGGGACTATTCTTCTTCCTGCCGAAGGAGAAGGTCGAAACGCTGTATTTGCAGCCAAATCAGGCTGGAAGGTCTCTGCATTCGACATCAGTAGCGAAGGAAAAAACAAGGCGCTACAACTGGCTCGTACCCACAACGTGACGATTGACTATGCCATAGGTGAGTTGCCCAAACTAAACTATAGCAAGGAACAATTTGATGCCATAGCTCTGATCTATGCGCACTTCCCCGCGGACCTCAAATCAGACTACCACAAACTACTCGTCAACTGCTTGAAGCCTGGAGGCAAGATCATCTTCGAGGCTTTTAGCAAAGCACATCTTGAATACCGAACGAAAAACGAGAAAATAGGTGGACCAAGAGACATTGAATCACTGTTTTCAATAGAAGAATTGGAGGCAGATTTTGAACACTTCGAAAGCATAGAACTGGAAGAGCGCGAAATTGAACTAAAGGAAGGATTGTATCACAACGGCAAAGGATCTGTGGTTAGATTCGTAGGTAGAAAATTGTGA
- a CDS encoding DUF805 domain-containing protein codes for MNWYLKVLKQYADFSGRARRTEYWMFILFNMIFSTVAMGLDYLIGSSLGGMSYGMLYMIYSLAVFIPSLAVTIRRLHDAGKSGAMIFIALIPIIGSIWLLVLLVSDSDGDNKYGPNPKGVTL; via the coding sequence ATGAATTGGTATTTAAAAGTATTGAAACAATATGCAGACTTCAGTGGTAGAGCCAGAAGAACAGAATATTGGATGTTCATTCTGTTCAACATGATATTTTCAACAGTAGCGATGGGCTTGGATTACCTCATCGGGTCTTCATTGGGAGGCATGTCCTACGGTATGCTGTACATGATCTACTCCTTGGCAGTATTCATTCCATCTTTGGCAGTGACCATTCGAAGATTGCATGATGCGGGCAAAAGTGGCGCCATGATCTTTATCGCATTGATTCCGATTATTGGTAGCATTTGGCTCTTAGTTCTCTTGGTATCAGACAGCGACGGTGACAACAAATACGGTCCAAACCCAAAAGGTGTAACTCTCTAA
- a CDS encoding HAEPLYID family protein: MKRNTLHLFVLLLTIVHSYAQSPKVHHAEPLHVDLVRDLGARQGEQEINLGWEVSKRSNYYVHQNFVEYEFAPIDRLAFEVEIPFALYQPKNTEPTPSSIPDNHIEGVKLASQYTFLVSPPLQFSMAVGYMQEFELGSRHPSIQGYVYHPFLVVAKRFGKQWHTLFYTGPKWSCDLDQNTETRTIANLSLHYTIPRTSYLIGLECDSEWQTELHAIVLYPQAKLHISQPLMLGVLMGIPLQQSYSRQSFMLRLIYEL; this comes from the coding sequence ATGAAAAGAAACACGCTACACTTATTTGTCCTTCTACTCACGATAGTTCACTCCTATGCTCAATCTCCTAAGGTACACCATGCCGAGCCGCTGCATGTAGACCTAGTACGTGACTTGGGGGCACGTCAGGGAGAACAAGAAATCAACTTGGGATGGGAAGTATCTAAAAGATCAAATTACTACGTACACCAGAATTTTGTAGAGTATGAATTTGCCCCAATAGACCGTCTAGCCTTTGAGGTGGAGATCCCCTTCGCACTCTACCAACCCAAAAACACAGAACCCACACCCTCTTCCATACCTGACAACCACATAGAAGGGGTCAAATTGGCTTCTCAATACACTTTCTTGGTATCTCCCCCGCTACAATTTTCGATGGCGGTAGGCTACATGCAGGAGTTTGAGCTTGGTAGTAGACACCCTTCTATACAAGGATACGTCTACCATCCCTTCTTGGTGGTAGCCAAACGCTTTGGCAAGCAATGGCATACGCTCTTCTACACAGGCCCCAAATGGTCCTGCGACCTTGACCAAAACACCGAGACACGAACCATCGCCAATCTGAGCCTACACTATACAATCCCACGAACCTCCTACCTCATAGGTCTAGAGTGTGATAGCGAGTGGCAAACCGAACTTCATGCAATCGTGCTTTACCCTCAAGCCAAACTACACATCAGTCAACCCTTGATGCTAGGGGTACTCATGGGCATCCCACTACAGCAGAGCTACAGTCGACAGAGTTTCATGCTACGATTGATCTACGAACTGTAA
- a CDS encoding DUF808 domain-containing protein translates to MASGLFALLDDIATLMDDMAVMSKVAAKKTAGILGDDLAVNAEKASGFVSDRELPVLWAIAKGSLLNKIIILPFAFLLSAFMPKAVTIILILGGLYLAFEAAEKIYEFFVPHAHDKLPELTDDLTAEQLLAMEKKKIKSAILTDFILSVEIVIIALGSVVDSPIVSQILIVSIIALLATVGVYGIVALIVRMDEFGYRLIALNEQNDSFSDKLGRILVKALPVIIKSMGVIGTIALITVSGGIFVHHIDFLHHLLPSFPGIVREVLAGLALGFVVFLVVSLVKKLRKTKKG, encoded by the coding sequence ATGGCATCAGGATTATTTGCACTATTAGATGATATCGCCACGCTCATGGACGACATGGCCGTGATGAGCAAAGTAGCCGCCAAAAAAACCGCAGGTATACTCGGGGATGACTTGGCTGTCAATGCCGAAAAAGCATCGGGTTTTGTCTCCGATAGAGAACTGCCCGTCCTATGGGCGATTGCCAAAGGATCCTTGCTCAATAAAATCATCATCCTGCCCTTCGCTTTTTTGCTCAGTGCTTTTATGCCCAAGGCGGTGACAATCATATTGATCTTAGGCGGACTGTACCTGGCTTTCGAAGCAGCAGAAAAAATCTATGAATTTTTCGTCCCCCATGCACACGACAAACTCCCCGAACTGACCGACGACTTGACCGCAGAGCAGCTTCTTGCTATGGAGAAGAAAAAAATCAAATCCGCTATCTTGACAGATTTCATCCTATCTGTGGAGATCGTCATCATCGCACTCGGATCGGTGGTAGACTCCCCCATCGTATCGCAGATCCTGATCGTGTCTATCATTGCTCTACTCGCTACGGTAGGTGTGTACGGTATCGTGGCATTGATCGTGCGCATGGATGAGTTTGGCTACCGACTCATCGCTCTCAACGAACAAAACGACAGTTTCTCTGACAAACTAGGGAGGATACTCGTGAAAGCGCTCCCTGTGATCATCAAGAGTATGGGGGTAATCGGCACAATCGCACTGATCACCGTATCGGGTGGCATCTTCGTCCACCACATCGACTTCTTGCATCATCTCCTCCCTTCGTTCCCTGGTATCGTACGAGAAGTTCTAGCCGGTTTAGCATTGGGCTTTGTGGTATTCCTTGTCGTATCATTAGTCAAGAAACTAAGAAAAACTAAAAAGGGATAA
- a CDS encoding MFS transporter, which yields MNQTTVKPRLSLLDAWNLSFGFLGIQIGFALQNANASRILQAFGADTHELSWFWIVAPLTGLIVQPIVGHYSDRTWTKLGRRKPYFLTGALLAAFGLIFLPNAGLLTSILPALWVGAGMLMIMDASFNIAMEPFRALVADMMPSDQRTLGFSVQTVLIGIGAVFGSALPYMMTNWIGISNEAGLGEVPLSLILSFVVGAIVLVGSIMVTILTTQEFTPEELRRYTSEEPAAADHQGSLLDIFDDIRQMPTVMRQLGAVQFFSWFAFFGLWVFATPAIAHHIYGLPLSDSSSSSYQNAGDWVGILFGVYNGVSAIYAFFLPAIAQRIGRVKTHAISLIIGALGFLSIYIAPDENWLILSMVGIGIAWASVLAMPYAILIGSIPSQKMGVYIGIFNLFIVTPQILNALIGGPMVRYFYDGNPIYALMTSGASFLIAAILCLRVKDK from the coding sequence ATGAATCAAACCACAGTCAAACCACGGCTCAGCCTCCTCGATGCATGGAACCTCAGCTTTGGGTTCTTAGGAATACAAATTGGTTTTGCTCTACAAAATGCCAACGCTAGCCGTATCCTACAAGCCTTCGGTGCAGACACCCACGAGCTCTCTTGGTTTTGGATCGTAGCACCCTTGACAGGACTCATCGTACAGCCCATCGTGGGGCACTACAGTGACCGCACATGGACCAAGCTCGGACGTAGAAAACCTTACTTCCTCACCGGTGCTTTGTTGGCAGCCTTTGGATTGATTTTCTTGCCCAACGCAGGATTACTCACTTCCATCCTACCCGCCCTATGGGTCGGGGCAGGCATGCTCATGATCATGGACGCTTCGTTCAACATCGCCATGGAGCCTTTCAGAGCACTCGTCGCAGACATGATGCCCAGTGACCAAAGAACACTGGGATTCAGTGTCCAGACCGTCCTCATCGGGATCGGTGCAGTATTCGGATCAGCACTCCCCTACATGATGACCAACTGGATCGGCATCAGCAACGAGGCGGGATTAGGAGAAGTCCCCCTTAGTTTGATCCTCTCCTTTGTGGTCGGAGCGATCGTCCTAGTCGGTAGCATCATGGTCACTATCCTGACCACCCAAGAATTCACCCCAGAGGAGCTCCGTCGCTACACCAGCGAAGAGCCCGCAGCAGCTGACCACCAAGGCAGCCTCCTCGACATATTCGACGACATCCGTCAAATGCCCACCGTCATGAGACAACTAGGCGCCGTACAGTTCTTCTCATGGTTTGCATTTTTCGGACTATGGGTATTTGCGACCCCTGCCATCGCACACCACATCTATGGCCTACCACTCTCCGATAGCAGCTCCAGCAGCTATCAAAATGCAGGAGACTGGGTCGGTATCCTATTTGGCGTGTACAACGGCGTCTCAGCGATCTACGCCTTCTTCTTGCCTGCCATCGCCCAGCGAATCGGGCGCGTCAAAACACATGCCATCTCCCTCATCATCGGTGCACTAGGGTTCCTCTCGATCTACATCGCTCCAGACGAAAACTGGCTCATCCTCTCCATGGTGGGGATCGGTATCGCATGGGCGAGCGTACTGGCCATGCCCTATGCTATCTTGATCGGCTCCATTCCTTCCCAAAAAATGGGCGTCTACATTGGTATCTTCAACCTATTCATCGTGACACCACAGATCCTCAATGCCCTCATCGGAGGCCCCATGGTACGCTACTTCTACGATGGCAACCCGATCTATGCCTTGATGACTTCTGGTGCATCCTTTCTCATCGCAGCAATCCTCTGCCTGAGAGTCAAAGACAAATAG